The window CAACGATTTTCCGTCAAAGATGAAAGCGCCTCCATTGGTTCCAAACCACATATTACCCTTGCTGTCTTCCATGATGGAGTGCACCATATTGGTGCTTCGAACAAAATTCACGGAGTCTGATTCCGTTTCGGGAAGATCGAAGGTGGTGAACTTGTTTCCATCATAAGTGGAGAGACCTTGAGACGTGCCGATCCAGAGCAATCCTTTGCTATCCATGGCCATACTGTGCACATCGTTATTTACTAATCCGTCATTTTGGGTGTAATTAGTTATGGTTCCGTTTTGCCACTTGGTAACGCCGCCATCGGTACCCATCCATAGGTTGCCGTCTTTGTCCTCAGCGATTTCTCTCACATCGTTTCCGGCTATTCCTTGCTCGGTTGAGATATAGACCACCGTATCACCATCATAGCGAATGACGCCCCAGCCTTTGGTACCAAACCACATGAGTCCGCTTCGGTCTTCGTGAATGTCGTTGGTCCACGCGCGTATTTCCAGCCCGGGTTCGTTCTTGGGATTGTTTCCGTTTTCGTAGCCGTAGAGCTCATGCCCGGGGGGCAGATCACTTGAAGTATTGAGTTCTTCAGCGGTTGACTTTTCATTCACCTGTGCTTGACAAGACATGATGCTGAATACAAATAGAAAGGAGAGCAATCTAAACGGAAATCTCATAATTGATTTTGTATAGTGCTAAGATACGATCAGCATCGCCTGAAGGCTATTTCTAAATGTAAAAGGATGTAAAGGGAGTGTTAAACGTGCTGTTGGCGTAGGTTTATCGGTTAATCTTGAAATCGTCTTAGTTCAGTTTTATCAAATCGCCATTCGGGAGTATTGATTTCCTCCACTTCTTCCAATTTGTACCATGGGCTGAGCGCAGCATCATTCGGATTGGTGAGTATGTGCATTTCTTGCGCGGGCATGTAGCTTTGTGCCAGTAAGTAAACGCTTTCATCGGTATCGGTGTTGACGGCCATATCGATCACTATTACGGCATGCCCCGGCGATCCGCCTCGTATAAAGACATCTCCTATTTGCATTTCTGAGAGTTCTACCGGTTTCAATTCATTGACCAATGAAGCCGTACCCGCATAGCTAAAAACCATTTCCATGTACTTCCAAAACGATTCGTAGCTAGTCGATGGCATGGCTGAATTGACCCATCGAACGTCGTTTCCATTGACTTTGATTCGCTGTCCGTTTCTCCATTTGCTATACTCAGCGTTGAATCCATTGACAAAATTGAAGTGAATCTTGTCGTACTGCTCCGTGCTCCACAGGTACTCGGCACGCAGGCGCATGATGGCATCAGCGCATTGATGCAAATCTCTATTGCCAATAGGCATGTCTATTACCGCCGCCCAGTATCCGTAGTCTGTTTTTTCACTTCCATTGTAGTACTTTACAGGAGATTCATGGGCTTTCAGCGGCAATGTGCGTAGATAAGTCTCAAACCCTCGTGGCCATATGCCCACCCGATCGAATCCGTCAGGCGAAGTAAACCTGGTTATAACTGTCATTCCTTCAGGATTGATCAAGGGATTCTGCTCGATCGTCCCTCTATCGATAGTTTGATCCGAAGATTGCTCAAAATTTGGTTCGGCTGAAGCCAATACTGCTGTAGTTTGATCGCTAGAGAACTCAGCACTGCAGGCACTTACCAGTATTATGGCCAAGTAGGCCAAGGTTAGGGTAGAAAATCTCAAAATTCTATGGATTGCAGAAACGGTAGGTTGCTTAGGTAATAATATAAAGGCTTTTTAACGTAGGTCTACAATCAATTAGTGCCCATTTGCACAGGATGGAATCCTTACTTCTTCACTGCCCCTTCATAAATCCCCACCCAATCTTCTACCGTCATCTTTTCTACGAGTTGGCCGATTAGCTCATAGGGAATGTCATTCACCTTCTTAAAGCGGATGCAGCTCTTGCCCATGTCCAATTTGGTTTTACAATGTTTGGGGTACTCGGTGGTAAACCACTCCATCAAGTCCTGATCGGCATAGATACCCATGTGGTAGAGAGCGATGAAGTTTTTCTGCGCTGCCAGGTTCATAAAAGGGAGCGGGAGGGAAGTGTTGCAATGGTACCCATCGGGATAGATGCTCTTTGGTACCACGTAACCCAGCATTTTGTAAGAGATCTCTTCATGAAAGCCTTTCGGTAAATGGTCCTTGACGGTTTTCCTCAGCTTGATTAGGGCTTCCTTTTTGTCTTCGGCTACTTGGTCTATGTATTCCTGTGGGGTAGTCATTGTGGTGCGCTTGGAAGGGGAAGATAGGGGAATTCTTGATCATGATTTTCCATCCAGCTCATTATTAGGTCTATAGCTATAAGGTTTTTCACCTTGCAGCCCCTGTTTCTCAGATCCCTTGCAGCCTATTTTGTATAAAACGGCGAACGCTTAATGATGTATTGAAGTGTAATCATATAGGCATCATTGGTTTGCCAGAAAGCTTGGTGCGACCTGGTGAAAATGTTCTCCCCCTCTTCATTGTAAACATCCATTTGGACGGTAGTCTCAAAATTGGACGAGGTACTGCCTGTGCCGATGGTATACCCCGAAGTTTTATTGTCTTTTTTCTTCCCGCTGTAATAATTGCCATTTGAAGATGTAGATCCCGTTCGGGTAACCGTAACATTTCCGTAAACGACAAACTCCACATTCAAGGTGTGTGCAATTTCATCGGGAGTAAATGAGGCGATATTGGCATCACTGATTTCATGTTTAGCGAGGATCGCATTCGTAGTGATGGCATCTTGAAATTTGAAGTTTTTGCTTTTCATCTTCATGGCTGCAATGCAGTCGGACTGTACCTTGGTGCTCATTTGGTCCGACATTTTTTCGCTTACATTGCTGATGTACGAGAATGGTAAAACGGCCACCAGATTGTGGTGGTCTTGCACTCCGATTCCATCACCTTCGGCTTCTGCGCCTTCGGGGTGGACGAACTCAATGCGTCCGCTACTAAATTCGATCTTGTTGACGTCTTGCTTATTGAGTGTGTAGGTTAGCGTTTCACCCTTGTGAGTAAATGAAATGCTCGTTTCATTCATGGCGGTTACCTTACCTACCTTCTCTTCACCATCGTTCATTAAGATTTTATCATATGTCACATCATCTTGTGCCAAAACAAAATTTGGTGCGAATGAAAGCATAATGAGGCAGGTGATTACTACATAGAATCTCTTTGAAATGGCTAGGAATTGGTTTTTCATATGAACAAGGTTTAATTTCGAGATTTTAACTATCACAATGCGGAATTGTTTGATCTTAAGTTATCAAAAGCAATAAAAAAGGCTAAAGATACTATTGGAACTTTCCTTTAAAAGAGTAACGCCCAAATTAGCTCGTACTATTTCCCCATCTTTACCCAATACCCAATACCCAATACCCAATAACCCATGAAACCCTTCAACCCACTTTTTGTCGGCCTGTTGTTTTTAACCTCCTTGTTCAGTTTTGGCTGCAATGATGATGACAACAACGATGACGAGCAACCCGCTCCCGTGGATGTACCCTGCCATACCACATCGGCAGATGAGGAAGAGGTAGCTGTACCCAATGGCGAATTCGAAGCCGCTCAATCTGCCGCACCGGTAGAGGTTGATGGCTGCAGCAAAGATGCTGTATGGGCCGCACAGGATTGGTATAGCTTGAACTACCGCTGGATGGGAGCAGAACACGACTCTGCAGATTACTACGGCCGCTTTAAGCTGGCGTGGGATGCCGACTACCTTTACCTCTTGGTAGAAGTGACGGACGATTCGCTGAGCCCGACGCTGGCCAATGGATTGTCCAATTACTGGAAAGGAGATTACGTAGAAGTATTTCTCGATGAGGACCAATCAGGTGGCAACCACCAATACAACCACCAAGCCTTTGCTTACCACGTAAGCACCGAAGGTCACGCCATTGATCAAAGTACACAGCAAGAACCCATCTTCTTTGACAGTCACGTAACCGTAATGCGCACCCGAGAGGGCAACCGCTACCTCTGGGAAATGGCCATCAAAGTCTACGATGATCAATTCGACGAGGACAGTGCCGACAACATGCCCGTAGCCCTAACCGCACAAAAAACCATCGGCTTTTCACTGGCCTACGGCGATAACGATGGCAACAATAGTCGCGAAAACTTTATGGGATCTCGCGAAACCCACGGAGCGAATAATGATGCGGGGTATATCAATAGCGATGTGTTCGGGAGTGTGGTATTGATCGAATAGCTACTCGATTTATCGCGTATCACTCAAGATGAAAGTCCTTTTGATTATTGAGCCCAATTTCGGTAACACAAATCGTGTAGCAACAAATAATTACATAGCCGCAACTTGCAGCCAAATTTGATAATTTGGCTAATTTGCGGGTAATTAGAAAGTATAGCAGAAAGTACTTTTAAAACTACACCTTTAAACTAGAAACCAATGAAACCAGCGAGCCTTTATGTTACGGCATTTGCTTTGCTCGCCATCGTGGGGTGCAATGAAACGACCCCGCAGCAAATCGAAAAAAAGTCTGAACCATCCGGTGGTTTGGATCGAACTCATCTTCCGATTGAAGCGCCGACGTACCCGGCAGTTACCGAGCTCGATGCTCGCAATGCCACACCTCCTCCTCGATTTGAGGTAAAGGCACCTGAAAAGGCTCCTAATGTTGTAATCGTGTTAATAGATGATCAGGGCTTTGGCGCTGCAAGCGCCTTTGGTGGCCCCATCAATGAGCCTACTGCAGATAGATTAGCAGCTGAAGGTCTAAAGTACAACTGTTTTCACACGACTGCCCTCTGTTCGCCTACGCGTACTGCTATTCTGACCGGGCGAAATCATCATCAGAATAATGCGGGTGCCATTATGGAGTTGGCCACAGGATTTCAGGGAAATACCGGGATTCGCCCCAAAAGCGTAGCCCCTCTTGCAGAAATGTTGCGATTGAACGGATACAGCACGGCTATGTTTGGAAAGTACCACGAAACGCCGCCATGGGAAACTTCCGTATCCGGTCCATATGACCGTTGGCCTACACGATCCGGTTTTGATAAATTCTACGGCTTTATTGGCGGAGAAACCAACCAATGGGCTCCGGCAGTATATGACGGAACGATCCGTGTAGAAGTTGAAAGAACCGAAGATTATCACTTCACCACTGACATGACCGATCAGGCCATCAATTGGGTAAGTGCTCAACAATCACTAATCCCTGACAAGCCTTTCTATATCTACTTCTCTACCGGAGCTACACATGCACCACACCATGTACCAAAAGAATACATTGAAAAATACAAAGGCAAGTTTGATCAAGGTTGGGATAAATTGAGAGAAGAAACCTTCGCTCGTCAAAAAGCGATGGGTGTCATTCCCGAAGATGCACAACTGACGGAAAGACCGGATGAAATTCCATCATGGGATAGTCAAACACCGGAACAAAAAGAACTATTTGCCAGACAAATGGAAGTATTCGCAGGTTTTGCCGAGCATACCGATCAAGAGGTAGGTAGACTGGTCGAATCATTGGAAGAGATTGGCGAATTGGACAATACTTTATTCCTCTACGTGATAGGCGACAATGGATCGAGCGCTGAAGGTGGTCCGCAAGGAACTTTTAATGAAATGATGGCATTGAACGGGGTTCTTAGCGAAGCTTCGCAAATGATGGATCATATAGATGATTGGGGAGGCCCAAATACCTTCCCACACTTTGCCATTGGTTGGGCACATGCTACCAATACTCCATTTCAATGGACCAAGCAGGTAGCATCACACTTTGGTGGTACGCGAAATGGAATGGTGGTTCATTGGCCGGAAGGCATTGAATCAAAAGGCGAAGTTCGCTCTCAGTTTACCCATGTCACTGATGTGGCTCCAACTGTTTTAGAAGCTGCCGGACTGCCTTTCCCAACTTCAGTGAATGGAGCCGAGCAAACGCCGTTTGCAGGTACTTCGTTTGCGTTTTCTTTTGACGATGCAGACGCACCCGAGACCCATACTACCCAATACTTTGAGATGTTCGGTAACAGAGGGATTTATAGCGAAGGATGGACCGCTAGCACACGTCACTCTGTACCTTGGTTAATGGCACCAGAATTGCCTCCCCTCGAAGAAGATGTTTGGGAGCTGTATCATGTGGATGAAGACTTTTCACAGGCCAATGATTTAGCTGAATCCAATCCCGAAAAACTAAAGGAACTTCAGGATTTGTTTAGAAAGGAAGCCATTAAAAACAATGTGTTTCCTATCGACGACAGAAGAGCTGAACGTTTCAATGCTGAAATTGCCGGCCGTGGAGATATAATGGGTAACCGTAACTCATTGACTCTCTACGAAGGAATGACAGGCATCATGGAAAATGTGTTCATCAACAATAAGACGAAAGACTATACCATGGTCGCTGAGGTGGTATTGGACGATGCCAATACCAATGGCGTGATTATATCTCAAGCAGGCCGTTTTGGTGGATGGTCCCTCTATATGAAAAACGGTAGGGTGCATCATGACTACAATTATTTTGGGTTGGAGCATACGAATATTGCTTCTACACAAGCACTCGGTGCGGGAAGCCATGAAATCAAATTTGAATTCATCATTGATGAACCCGTACCTGCCTCAGGCGGTAAATGTATTTTGTATGTAGATGGTGAGAAGGTTGCTGAAGGGCAAATCCCAAAAACGCAGCCTTTTGCATATTCAGGAGATGAAGGTGTAGATGTAGGTACCGACAACGAAACCAACGTGACCAACGACTATAAAGAAGACGATAATAAGTTTGAAGGGAAGATCAAAAAGGTAACGGTCAATATTTGAGGTAAATCACATAGAGAATACTCATAAGGAAGTAGTACGAACTACGCGGAGCATAAAGGGCATATTAATGCCCTTTTATGCTTGCGGTTTAAAGCATTATTAAGGACGATGAACATCAGGTATATATCAGGAGCCGTCATTTCTTTTCCGCTTCTTCCTTTTATGTATTTTCAGGGAAAGCGGATTAGAGCAAGTGTGCCTAAACTACCCGAAGCGGAGGGAATCGAGGGACATTGTTCAAACCAAAAAAGCGGAAATACCTTAACTGTAATTTCCATTGGCGAAAGTACCATCGCAGGAGTTGGCGTCCGGACTCACGAAGAAGGCTTTACCGGAACCTTTGCCAAAGAGATATCAAGGTTGTACAATAGAAGTGTGCAATGGAAAGTATACGCGCGTAGCGGTTATACGGCAGGCAGTGTAGACAAGAAGCTAATCCCTGAAATCACCGAGAACCAAGCCGATTTGATCGTGATAGGATTGGGTGGCAACGATGCCTTTACCCTAAGTCGCCCCTCCAAGTGGAAGGCTGATATTCATTCGTTAATCGAATCCCTTCGATCCAAATTTCCCAAGGCCATTATTGTTTTTTGCCATATGCCGCCCATTAAGGAATTCCCTGCTTTCACTCCCCTCATTAAGTTTACCATTGGAAATCTTGTAGAAATTTTGGGGGAAGAACTTCGAAAGGTGGTAAGCCAATACCAAAATGTGTTTTACCTCGGAGAGAAAATCACGTTGAAAAGGTGGATCGATAAATTTGATTTGAAGGCTGGAAAAGAAGACTTTTTTAGTGACGGTGTGCATCCATCCAAACTCACCTACCAGACTTGGGCCAAGGACATAGCAGGTGGAGTATTTGCCAATGAAAACATAAAAACTGCACTGCAGCAAAGTGTGTAAAGCGTGCTTTGAAGGATGCATACCATGAACAATCCAATATCGCGAAACAGAAGATAATGAAACGGATTCTAGTCACGGGAGCAACGGGAAATATTGGACTTGAAGTTGTCCGCTATTTGAGTGAGTTCAAATCGGGTACGCAGATTTACGCAGCGGTTAGAAATACCGAAAGCGCCAAAAAGTCATTTCGTGGATACTCCGATTTATCTTTCAGGGAGTTTGATTTTGGAAAGCGTGAAACGTTCGCCCCCGCATTCGATCAGGTCGATATTCTATTCTTATTGCGACCACCACAAATTTCAGACGTAGAAAACGTCTTTCGACCACTTTTGACTTCAGCTAAGAAGTGTGGAATAAGCAAGGTCGTATTCTTATCCGTTCAAGGTGCTGAACGGAGTAAAGTCATTCCTCACAACAAAATTGAAAGGCTGATTAAGGAGCTTAATTTCGACTACATCTTTGTGCGACCGAGCTACTTCATGCAGAATCTGACAACCACCTTGCTTCCGGAAATTGCAAACGATCAAACAATCACGCTGCCCTCAGGAAAAGCTAAGTTCAATTGGGTTGACGTCAAGAATATAGGTGAAGCTGCCGCTGTGCTCATTGCGCAATTTGAAAATCATCAAAATCAAGCCTTCGAAATAACGGGAACTGAAAACAAAAACTTCGGAGATGTAGCTGATTTAATGACGGAGATAACGGGGCGACGAATATCTTTTAAAAGCATCAATCCTGTCCGTTTTTATTTCCGAAAGAAAAACGAAGGAATTAACGGCGAGTTTGCCATGGTCATGACCATACTTCACTTTTTACCACGACTTCAAAGAGAACCGGAAATTTCAGGCAATTATCAACTATTGACGAGAAAGGTACCGACCACATTGCGCGAATTTATTGAACGGGAAAAAGAGAAGCTAACCTCACCTCAATCTCATGTTTAGCAAAGGCTCCAAGAGGTGCGTTGCCATCCCAATCTGCATTAAAACAATCAAGGCTTGGCAGATTTAACCACACTTATTTTTGATGTCTACAGATTCGATGTGCTCATTGGCTTTGGAATCTACTCTACATTCTATTTTCTTTTGCAGCCTCTTTTAAAACGGCGCAGCTTTTTCAAAGCATTTGACCATTCGGCAATAGAGCTGATCATCTATGGAGGAGTTTTGTCGTTTGGCTTATTCTTTCTAGGCGCTCTTATCGGAGAATCTTACGACAAACCGGTGGAAGCTGCGGCAGGGGAGGTGGCAACTAATAGGCAGCTCACATTTTGGATTCAGATACTCGTATGGTTTCTGCTTTCGCAGTCGTTCAGAATTGGTCTTGTCAGGAAATATTGGCTATCGAGAGTCTTGGTCATTCTGCTATCCATCATCTCCTATGAAGTTTTTGTGATCATCTTAACGAGCTTGCACCGCGATTATACGAATGACTCGATGCTCGGACTGAACCGGACTATAGGGGCTCAATGGATTTTCTACGGACTGCTGTTTAAGT of the Cryomorphaceae bacterium 1068 genome contains:
- a CDS encoding DUF4846 domain-containing protein translates to MRFSTLTLAYLAIILVSACSAEFSSDQTTAVLASAEPNFEQSSDQTIDRGTIEQNPLINPEGMTVITRFTSPDGFDRVGIWPRGFETYLRTLPLKAHESPVKYYNGSEKTDYGYWAAVIDMPIGNRDLHQCADAIMRLRAEYLWSTEQYDKIHFNFVNGFNAEYSKWRNGQRIKVNGNDVRWVNSAMPSTSYESFWKYMEMVFSYAGTASLVNELKPVELSEMQIGDVFIRGGSPGHAVIVIDMAVNTDTDESVYLLAQSYMPAQEMHILTNPNDAALSPWYKLEEVEEINTPEWRFDKTELRRFQD
- a CDS encoding SGNH/GDSL hydrolase family protein produces the protein MNIRYISGAVISFPLLPFMYFQGKRIRASVPKLPEAEGIEGHCSNQKSGNTLTVISIGESTIAGVGVRTHEEGFTGTFAKEISRLYNRSVQWKVYARSGYTAGSVDKKLIPEITENQADLIVIGLGGNDAFTLSRPSKWKADIHSLIESLRSKFPKAIIVFCHMPPIKEFPAFTPLIKFTIGNLVEILGEELRKVVSQYQNVFYLGEKITLKRWIDKFDLKAGKEDFFSDGVHPSKLTYQTWAKDIAGGVFANENIKTALQQSV
- a CDS encoding arylsulfatase, whose product is MKPASLYVTAFALLAIVGCNETTPQQIEKKSEPSGGLDRTHLPIEAPTYPAVTELDARNATPPPRFEVKAPEKAPNVVIVLIDDQGFGAASAFGGPINEPTADRLAAEGLKYNCFHTTALCSPTRTAILTGRNHHQNNAGAIMELATGFQGNTGIRPKSVAPLAEMLRLNGYSTAMFGKYHETPPWETSVSGPYDRWPTRSGFDKFYGFIGGETNQWAPAVYDGTIRVEVERTEDYHFTTDMTDQAINWVSAQQSLIPDKPFYIYFSTGATHAPHHVPKEYIEKYKGKFDQGWDKLREETFARQKAMGVIPEDAQLTERPDEIPSWDSQTPEQKELFARQMEVFAGFAEHTDQEVGRLVESLEEIGELDNTLFLYVIGDNGSSAEGGPQGTFNEMMALNGVLSEASQMMDHIDDWGGPNTFPHFAIGWAHATNTPFQWTKQVASHFGGTRNGMVVHWPEGIESKGEVRSQFTHVTDVAPTVLEAAGLPFPTSVNGAEQTPFAGTSFAFSFDDADAPETHTTQYFEMFGNRGIYSEGWTASTRHSVPWLMAPELPPLEEDVWELYHVDEDFSQANDLAESNPEKLKELQDLFRKEAIKNNVFPIDDRRAERFNAEIAGRGDIMGNRNSLTLYEGMTGIMENVFINNKTKDYTMVAEVVLDDANTNGVIISQAGRFGGWSLYMKNGRVHHDYNYFGLEHTNIASTQALGAGSHEIKFEFIIDEPVPASGGKCILYVDGEKVAEGQIPKTQPFAYSGDEGVDVGTDNETNVTNDYKEDDNKFEGKIKKVTVNI
- a CDS encoding NmrA family NAD(P)-binding protein — protein: MKRILVTGATGNIGLEVVRYLSEFKSGTQIYAAVRNTESAKKSFRGYSDLSFREFDFGKRETFAPAFDQVDILFLLRPPQISDVENVFRPLLTSAKKCGISKVVFLSVQGAERSKVIPHNKIERLIKELNFDYIFVRPSYFMQNLTTTLLPEIANDQTITLPSGKAKFNWVDVKNIGEAAAVLIAQFENHQNQAFEITGTENKNFGDVADLMTEITGRRISFKSINPVRFYFRKKNEGINGEFAMVMTILHFLPRLQREPEISGNYQLLTRKVPTTLREFIEREKEKLTSPQSHV
- a CDS encoding DUF1801 domain-containing protein; translation: MTTPQEYIDQVAEDKKEALIKLRKTVKDHLPKGFHEEISYKMLGYVVPKSIYPDGYHCNTSLPLPFMNLAAQKNFIALYHMGIYADQDLMEWFTTEYPKHCKTKLDMGKSCIRFKKVNDIPYELIGQLVEKMTVEDWVGIYEGAVKK